One Kitasatospora sp. MAP12-44 DNA segment encodes these proteins:
- a CDS encoding heavy-metal-associated domain-containing protein, with protein MSNITTYTVTGMSCGHCEKSVSTEISALGGVIQVAADAKAGTVTVSSEHPLDEGALRAAIDEAGYELVGRSA; from the coding sequence ATGTCCAACATCACCACATACACCGTCACCGGCATGAGCTGCGGCCACTGCGAGAAGTCGGTGAGCACGGAGATCTCAGCCCTGGGCGGCGTCATCCAGGTCGCCGCCGACGCCAAGGCCGGCACCGTCACGGTCTCCTCCGAGCACCCGCTGGACGAGGGCGCACTGCGGGCCGCGATCGACGAGGCCGGCTACGAACTGGTGGGCCGGTCAGCCTGA